GGTGTACACCTCGGCGGACCTGGCGGCCGGGAAGCAGCTCATCTTCGCGGCGACCGGCGTGACCGAAGGGGCCCTCATGAAGGGCGTACGGTTCTTCGGCGAAGGGTGCCGCACGAGCTCGGTCGTGATGCAGACCAATCCCCACCGCGTCCAGTTCATCGACACCATTCACGTCAAGGAGCAGGCCGGGCGGCGCGGGCTGCGCTTCTGAGTCAGCCCGGGTCCGGGGGATCTTCCTTCTTGCGGTGCTTGCGCTGCCGGAACGGGCGCCGGGTCTTGTCCTCGTGGACGCCGCCCTTCTGTCTCGGGAGCGGCACGCGGACGCGCGGCTTCGGCTGCCGGGAGGGCGTACGTGGCGGTTGACGTGAAGTCATGGCGCGCTCGTGCCGCGTTGCCGCGTCGGTTGGCCGTCGATCCGGACCGTCCGGATTCGGCCGCTCTCCAACCGGCCGTCGACGCGCTCGCGGCCGGAGAGGTGGTCGCGTTCCCTACCGATACGTTGTACGGTCTGGCGGTCGATCCCCGCCGGTCCGATGCGGCGCGGCGGCTCTTTGCGGTGAAGCGCCGCCCGGCCGGCGTGGCGGTGCCGTTGATTGCAGCGGACGTTGGCCAGGTCGCGCTGGTCGTGCGAAGTCTCACGCCGCTCGCCCGCCGCCTGGCCGACCGCTGGTGGCCCGGTCCGGTCTCGATCGTGCTGGACGCCCTGCCCGAACTCGACCCGCGCCTGGTGGATGCGGCCGGCACGATCGCACTCCGCGTCCCGGCGCATTCGCTGGCGCGGCGTCTCGCGGCGTGCTTCAACCACCCTATCACGGCCACGAGCGCCAACCGGAGCGGGGAATCCCCGGCCACGGATGCCGCTTCGGTGGTCGAGGCTCTGGGTCGTGAGGTGCCCATGGTGGTCGATGGTGGACCGACCGCGGGCGGGCCGCCGTCGACGATCGTGGACGCACGGGGCGGCGCGCCTGCGCTGGTGCGGGAAGGGGTGGTCTCGTGGAGCCGCGTGCTACAATCGCTGGCGTGAAGGGCTCCGCGGTGGCGGCACGCCACGCCGTCGCGCGTGAGCGGGCGGTGATCGTCGGTCTCCAGCCCAGTCTGCTCACCGGGGGCGAGGCCGAGTCGTCGAACGCATTCTTCGTCACCCTGGACCGCCGGCACCGGGGTATCCTTCCCGACCGGGAGCGTGTGTCGTGACGCTGCGTACGACCGCGGGAGCGTTGCTCGCCGCGGCTCTGCTGGTGGGTGGTTGCGCGGTTCGCGTGCCGGTCGTTACAACCCCCGCGTACCCCGACTTCGTCTTTCCGGCGGCGCCTTCCTCGTACGCGGAATCGCCCGCCGCGGACGAGCAGCGGGATGCGTGGGCGTTCCTCCAGACGGGGGATCTGGCGCAGGCGGAGGCGCGTTTCGCCGCGCTGCTCGAGCGCGACGCCGCGTTCTTCCCGGCGGCTGCCGGACTTGGGTGGGTGGATCTCGCCCGTGGCGGATACCGGGACGCGCTCGAGCATTTCGATGCGGCCCTGGGCGCCGCGGCGCACTATGTGCCGGCCCTGGTCGGGCGGGGTGACGCGTTGCTGGGCGCGGACGACATCAGCGGCGCGCTCGCGAGCTTCGAGGGGGCGCTGGCCGCGGCTTCGGCGCCGGCGCGGGTCGAGAGGCTCGTCGGCGAACTGCGGCTGCGGGTGATGACGGAGCGGTACGACGACGCGCTCGCAGCGGTCGCCGCCGGGCGCCTGTCGGAGGCCGAGGCCGCCTACGCGGACGTGATCGCGGCCTCGCCGGATAGTGCGTTCCTGTACCTGGAGTTGGCGAGGCTCAAGCAACGGCAGGCCGAGACCGCCGAAGCGCTGGTCTGGACGCGCCGCGCCCGGCAGCTCGAGCCGAACGAGCCCGGCGCCGTGCTGTTGGAGGCCTCGCTGCTCGAAGCACTGGGTGAACTCTCGGCCGCCGAGGACGCGTACGAGTTGGCCGAGGCGATCGATCCGACTGACGCGTCCGCCGCGGGTCTGGCGCGCGTGCGTCGCGAACTGCAACTCGCGGCGCTGCCGGAACAGTATCGCGGCCTCGCCGTAGCGGAGTCGGCCACGCGCGGCGATCTGGCGGCGCTGCTGGGCGTGCGGCTGGCCGAGTTGCTCGATGACGCGGCGTTCGGTGCGCCGACCCCCATCCTGACGGATACACGCGATCACTGGGCGAGTTCCTGGATAGTGGAGGCGGCGCGTGCCGGCGTCATGGGAATCGGCGCGGGCAACCGGTTCGAGCCCGAACGGATCGTGCGCCGCGGCGACCTTGCCGACGTCGTGGCCGCCGCGCTCGTTCTGATCGCCGATTTCGACCCGGATGCGGCACGCCGCTGGCAGACCGCGCGCGTGGAGTTCTCGGACATGAATCCGGGGCACCTCAATTACGAGAGTGCGACGCGTGCGATCGCCGCCGGGGTGCTCCGCATCGACGGCGACCGGCAGTTCGATCCGATCCGGCCGGTCAGCGGGGCGGAGGCCGTCGACGCCGTCGAGCGGCTCGCGCAGTTGGCCGCGGGCCTGGGATGAGCGCGATGACGGCGCTTACCACCGCCAATCAGCTCACGTTGTTCAGGCTCTTCGCGGTTCCCTGCGTGGTCATCCTGGTGCTGTACCGCTTCAACGGATGGGCGCTCATCACCTTCGCCGTCGCGGGAATCACCGACGCACTCGACGGGGTCATCGCGCGTCGCTCCGGCCAGCCGACGAGCCTGGGCGCGTTCCTGGACCCGATGGCAGACAAGCTGCTGCTGCTGTCGACGTTCGTGGTGCTGACCCTGGAGCGCGACCCGCCGCTGCCGAACGTGCTCCCGGTCTGGCTCACCGTTCTCGTCATCAGCCGCGACGTCATAATCGTATTGACGGTGGCGGTGGTGAATCTGGCGATCGGGCGCCGCGAGTTCCATCCGTCCACCCTTGGCAAGGTCGCCACGCTGCTCTACGTGCTGACCTGCGCCTTCACCCTCCTGTTCAACTACCTGGAGAGTCCCTCCGTGGTCGTCGACTTCATGGTGTACGCGTCGCTGGTCGTGACTGTCGGCTCCGGCCTGCACTACATCCTGCACGTGGCCCGCCTCGTCAACGAGGGGTGAGCCCGCTCTACGGGCTTGCGCCGGCCGCGGCCAGCCTCGATCGAAAGTAGTCGATCGTCACTTCCAGGCCCTCGGCCAGCGACACGTCGGGCTCCCATCCCAGGAGGGTCCGCGCGCGGGTGATGTCCGGTTGGCGCACCTTCGGGTCGTCGGTGGGGAGCGGCATCCGCACCACGCGAGACCGCGAGCCGGTCGCGGAGATGATGGCGTCGGCGATCTCTCGAATCGTCATTTCGGCCGGATTGCCGAGGTTGACCGGTTCGTTGACGTCGGATTCCGCGAGCGCGATGATCCCGCGCACCAGGTCGCGGATGAAGCAGAAGCTGCGCGTCTGCTCGCCGTCGCCGTAGACCGTGACGTCCTCGCCGCGCAGCGCCTGGGTGATGAAGTTCGGGATCGCGCGGCCGTCCTGCAGCCGCATCCGCGGGCCGTAGGTGTTGAAGATGCGGACGATCTTGGCGTCCAGTCCGTGGTAGCGGTGGTAGGCGGTGGTGATTGCCTCGGCGAAGCGCTTCGCCTCGTCGTAGACCCCGCGTGGGCCGATGGGATTGACGTTGCCCCAGTAGCTTTCCCGCTGCGGGTGCTCCAGCGGGTCGCCGTAGACTTCCGACGTCGAGGCCAGCACGAAGCGCGCGCCCTTGGCCTTGGCCAGGCCCAGGGCGTTGTGCGTTCCCAGGGCGCCCACCTTGAGGGTGGGGATCGGCAGATCCAGATAGTCGACCGGACTCGCCGGGCTCGCCCAGTGCAGAACCAGGTCCACCGGTCCCGCAACGGAGATGTCCCTGGTGACGTCGTGCTCGATGAACTCGAACTCCCGGTCACGCAGATGCCGGATGTTCGCGAGGCTGCCGGTCAGCAGGTTGTCGATCCCGACCACCGAGCAGCCGCGTTCGAGAAGGCCGTCGGCCAGGTGGGAGCCGATGAATCCGGCCACTCCGGTGATGACGGCGCGTTGCATCGAGGCCCGTCCGGGTCAGTATGCGTTGCGGTGGAACGAGAGGCGGAGCACCGTCAGCCACATGATCTTGAAGTCGAGGGCGACGGACCAGTTCTCGATGTAGTAGAGATCGTACTCGATGCGCTTCTCGATGGAGGTGTTCCCGCGCAGGTCGTTCACCTGCGCCCAGCCGGTCAGTCCGGCCTTCACCTTGTGACGGAGCATGTACTGCGGAACCTGATCCTTGAACTGCTCGACGAAGTACGGGCGCTCGGGCCGCGGTCCGACCAGGGACATCTCGCCGCGCAGCACGTTCCAGAGCTGCGGCAGCTCGTCGAGGCTGAAGCGGCGCAGCACGCGACCGACCGGCGTGCAGCGTGGATCGTCCCTGCGGGTCCAGATCGGTCCCGTGTGACGTTCGGCGTCGGTGAACATCGATCGGAACTTGATCGTCATGAACGGGCGGCCGTCGAGCCCCATGCGCTCCTGCCGGTAGATTGCCGGGCCGGGAGAGGTCAGACGGATGACGGCGGCGATCACCCCCATCGGCACCGCCAGCACCAGCAGTGCCGCGACCGTGCAACCGACGTCGATGACTCGCTTGACGGCGGCGTTCAGGCCCTGCAGCGGGACGTCGTTCACGTTGATCAGCGGAATCCCGTCGAGCTCCTCGAGCCGGGCGCGCAGCGTGACGAACTGCAAGAAGTCGGGCACCACCTTGACGTCTATGCACTCGCGGTTGGCCACCTCGATCAGCCCGAGCATCTTGACGTGCCGGTCCAGCGGGAGCGCCACGTACAACTGGTCGATGCGCTCCCGCGCGACGACGTCCCCGGCATCGGCCAGCGTCCCCAGCAGCGGGAGGCCGCGATAACCCACGTTGTCGCCGCCGGCGACGTCGTCGTCGAGGAAGCCGGTGACGTGGTACCCGAACTCGGCATGCCGCAGAAAGCGATCCGCGACGTGCCGCGCGAGCTCGCCGGTGCCGGCGATGAGCACGCGCCGCAGTCCGATGCCCGCCGCGAACCGGCGCCGCATGTAGCGCCGCAGCAGGTCCCGTGACGCGTAGGTCAGGCCGACGTTCAGGACGACGAACAGGCCCCAGACGAGGCGTGAGACCTCGAACGCTCCGGCGTCCCGGTCGGCCGGCGAAGCGGAGTACACCTGCACGTACAGCGTGCCGAGCAGCCCCGCGATCACGGCGAGCAGCGTGCCGACGAGCAGGTTGAAGAAGTCGTCGACGCCGGTCCGGTGGCGATGCAGGCGGTAGGCCCCCTGCAGGTGGAACGCCAGCGGTACGAGCAGGCCGACGAACGGCATCAGGACGAGGTACTGCGGAACGAAGGCCGGCTGTCCCTTCGGCGTCGCGAACAGGCCGACCTCGAAGCGCAGGTAGTAGGCCAGCGCGAACGCCGCCATGCCGAGCGTGAAGTCGAGGACGACGTGGCACGCGGTGAGAACTCTCGTCTGCCGAGTCATGTCGTCGGCCGAATCTTCTTGCGCTCTTCGCCGCTCGTCAGGAGGCGAGCCTCTCGATCGTCTCGCGCATCCGCTGCTGGAACACCGGCCGGGAGAAACGCGACGCCGCGCTGCGAAGCCGCGCCGGATCGAACGCCCGGTCGTCGAGCGACCGGATGGCCGAGGCGAAGGCGCCGGCCGTCGGCTCGGGCACGAGCAGGCCCGTGGCCTCGTGCTCGACCGTCTCGCACGCGCCGCCGCTGGCGAGGGCGATGACGGGGCGTCCGCAGGCCTGCGCCTCGACCGGCGCGATGCCGAAGTCCTCCTCGCCGGTGAGCAGGCAGGCGCGGGCGCCGCGGTACAGCGCCCGGAGCTCGGTTTGCGAGCAGTGTTCCATGAACTCCACCGTGGGACCGGCGAGGCGGCGCAACCTGGCGGCCTCCGGGCCGCTGCCGACCACGCGCAACGGCACGTCCGCCTGACGGCATGCCTCTATCGCCAG
This DNA window, taken from Acidobacteriota bacterium, encodes the following:
- a CDS encoding threonylcarbamoyl-AMP synthase, with the protein product MAVDVKSWRARAALPRRLAVDPDRPDSAALQPAVDALAAGEVVAFPTDTLYGLAVDPRRSDAARRLFAVKRRPAGVAVPLIAADVGQVALVVRSLTPLARRLADRWWPGPVSIVLDALPELDPRLVDAAGTIALRVPAHSLARRLAACFNHPITATSANRSGESPATDAASVVEALGREVPMVVDGGPTAGGPPSTIVDARGGAPALVREGVVSWSRVLQSLA
- a CDS encoding CDP-alcohol phosphatidyltransferase family protein, translating into MSAMTALTTANQLTLFRLFAVPCVVILVLYRFNGWALITFAVAGITDALDGVIARRSGQPTSLGAFLDPMADKLLLLSTFVVLTLERDPPLPNVLPVWLTVLVISRDVIIVLTVAVVNLAIGRREFHPSTLGKVATLLYVLTCAFTLLFNYLESPSVVVDFMVYASLVVTVGSGLHYILHVARLVNEG
- a CDS encoding SDR family oxidoreductase, with the translated sequence MQRAVITGVAGFIGSHLADGLLERGCSVVGIDNLLTGSLANIRHLRDREFEFIEHDVTRDISVAGPVDLVLHWASPASPVDYLDLPIPTLKVGALGTHNALGLAKAKGARFVLASTSEVYGDPLEHPQRESYWGNVNPIGPRGVYDEAKRFAEAITTAYHRYHGLDAKIVRIFNTYGPRMRLQDGRAIPNFITQALRGEDVTVYGDGEQTRSFCFIRDLVRGIIALAESDVNEPVNLGNPAEMTIREIADAIISATGSRSRVVRMPLPTDDPKVRQPDITRARTLLGWEPDVSLAEGLEVTIDYFRSRLAAAGASP
- a CDS encoding undecaprenyl-phosphate glucose phosphotransferase; translated protein: MTRQTRVLTACHVVLDFTLGMAAFALAYYLRFEVGLFATPKGQPAFVPQYLVLMPFVGLLVPLAFHLQGAYRLHRHRTGVDDFFNLLVGTLLAVIAGLLGTLYVQVYSASPADRDAGAFEVSRLVWGLFVVLNVGLTYASRDLLRRYMRRRFAAGIGLRRVLIAGTGELARHVADRFLRHAEFGYHVTGFLDDDVAGGDNVGYRGLPLLGTLADAGDVVARERIDQLYVALPLDRHVKMLGLIEVANRECIDVKVVPDFLQFVTLRARLEELDGIPLINVNDVPLQGLNAAVKRVIDVGCTVAALLVLAVPMGVIAAVIRLTSPGPAIYRQERMGLDGRPFMTIKFRSMFTDAERHTGPIWTRRDDPRCTPVGRVLRRFSLDELPQLWNVLRGEMSLVGPRPERPYFVEQFKDQVPQYMLRHKVKAGLTGWAQVNDLRGNTSIEKRIEYDLYYIENWSVALDFKIMWLTVLRLSFHRNAY